In Chryseobacterium lactis, a single genomic region encodes these proteins:
- a CDS encoding T6SS effector amidase Tae4 family protein yields MRINNFIPIFLEQRRGIIATSGNKQTKPIKIKRPKWDDVYHGYPKVNPGTPSENDMPASKVFTTIFGSNYDKTVFSNACATRVSLGLINAKIKVKTEYTIKEGPNKDKGITVSAANMGTWLKEKQFGKPDEEIKNPKSFNEVADKIGDRKGIYILISNDARWASGHATLWHDGNAIGGHNYYEHAKVIYFWELK; encoded by the coding sequence ATGAGAATTAATAATTTTATACCTATATTCCTTGAGCAACGACGAGGGATTATAGCGACAAGTGGAAATAAACAGACCAAGCCTATCAAAATTAAAAGGCCTAAATGGGATGACGTTTACCATGGTTACCCAAAAGTAAATCCGGGAACTCCCTCTGAAAATGATATGCCAGCCTCCAAAGTGTTTACAACAATATTTGGTTCGAATTATGATAAAACAGTTTTTTCAAATGCCTGTGCTACCAGAGTTTCTTTAGGACTTATTAATGCAAAAATCAAAGTTAAAACTGAATATACAATAAAAGAAGGTCCAAATAAAGATAAAGGTATTACTGTTAGTGCAGCAAATATGGGAACTTGGTTAAAGGAAAAACAATTTGGTAAACCTGATGAAGAAATTAAAAATCCAAAATCGTTTAATGAAGTAGCTGATAAAATAGGGGATAGAAAAGGAATTTATATTTTAATATCTAATGATGCACGATGGGCAAGCGGACATGCAACTTTATGGCATGATGGAAATGCTATTGGTGGACATAATTATTATGAACATGCGAAAGTTATTTATTTTTGGGAATTGAAATAA